One window from the genome of Variovorax sp. PAMC26660 encodes:
- a CDS encoding nuclear transport factor 2 family protein, producing the protein MRTPHQIVADHYAASDRQDLEAMFADVADDVQWTEMAGFPCAGTHVGPAQVIEKVFKALGAEWEGYRFVLERLVDGGDTVVGIGDYHGRHRATGKTMHARVAHVWQVQGGKVRRFEQFTDTLLVARAMS; encoded by the coding sequence ATGCGCACGCCCCATCAGATCGTTGCCGATCACTACGCCGCCTCCGACCGCCAGGACCTCGAAGCCATGTTCGCCGACGTGGCCGACGACGTGCAGTGGACCGAGATGGCCGGCTTTCCCTGCGCCGGCACGCACGTCGGGCCGGCCCAGGTGATCGAGAAAGTCTTCAAGGCGCTGGGCGCCGAGTGGGAGGGCTACCGCTTCGTGCTCGAACGGCTGGTCGACGGCGGCGACACCGTGGTCGGCATCGGCGACTACCACGGCCGCCACCGCGCCACCGGCAAGACCATGCACGCCCGCGTGGCACATGTGTGGCAGGTGCAGGGCGGCAAGGTGCGGCGCTTCGAGCAGTTCACCGACACGCTGCTCGTGGCGCGGGCCATGTCCTGA
- a CDS encoding ABC transporter substrate-binding protein, whose amino-acid sequence MLRTKKIALSAVVGAMGLAGFSGAWAQSGPDCGLNTGKPATGEPIPIGAVVGKTGPDDFSASGQAAAAYFKCVNANGGINGRPVDYIVVDDQWNPETAAQVASKLVKDRKVVALAGSTSFVECGANAKMYADEGVMVIAGTGVPRECFNARNYVPVNAGPRVSATIAAMYAAQKYKAKKMVCIIPNIPSLGNWACEGPKEWGKKNGVEVETIAIDPGSADATSTMLQAAAKKPDTIIMNVPKGILVPMLAAAEQQNLGKKIHFVSAAPAYNTDVPKAIGPYWKGNFDVNLEFNPLESAGPDNKNWLAVMDRYGAKSDPRDTFSQGGYVAARIVTQALLKMDPKKIDRAGVTDALRKVSDFKSDILCKPFYVGNGNRHNANNSGPVASPEGNGWRFAPGGCLTAEDPELVDIRADELKMGLK is encoded by the coding sequence ATGCTGAGAACAAAGAAGATCGCGCTGTCGGCCGTCGTTGGCGCCATGGGCCTGGCGGGCTTCAGCGGCGCATGGGCGCAGTCCGGGCCCGACTGCGGCCTCAACACCGGCAAACCCGCGACGGGCGAGCCCATTCCCATCGGTGCCGTGGTGGGCAAGACCGGCCCCGACGATTTCAGCGCCTCGGGCCAGGCGGCCGCCGCGTACTTCAAGTGCGTCAATGCCAACGGCGGCATCAACGGCCGCCCTGTTGACTACATCGTGGTCGACGATCAGTGGAACCCCGAGACCGCCGCGCAGGTCGCGTCCAAGCTCGTGAAAGACCGCAAGGTGGTCGCGCTCGCGGGCAGCACCAGCTTCGTGGAGTGCGGCGCCAACGCCAAGATGTATGCCGACGAAGGCGTGATGGTCATTGCCGGCACCGGCGTGCCGCGTGAATGCTTCAACGCGCGCAACTACGTGCCGGTGAATGCGGGGCCGCGCGTGTCGGCCACCATCGCCGCCATGTACGCCGCACAGAAGTACAAGGCCAAAAAGATGGTCTGCATCATTCCGAACATCCCCAGCCTGGGCAACTGGGCCTGCGAAGGGCCGAAGGAATGGGGCAAGAAAAACGGCGTGGAAGTCGAGACCATTGCCATCGACCCCGGCTCGGCCGATGCCACCTCGACCATGCTGCAGGCCGCCGCGAAGAAGCCCGACACCATCATCATGAACGTGCCCAAGGGCATCCTGGTGCCGATGCTGGCCGCGGCCGAGCAGCAGAACCTGGGCAAGAAGATCCACTTCGTCTCGGCCGCGCCGGCCTACAACACCGACGTGCCCAAGGCCATCGGCCCCTACTGGAAGGGCAACTTCGACGTCAACCTCGAATTCAACCCGCTCGAATCGGCCGGCCCCGACAACAAGAACTGGCTCGCGGTGATGGACAGGTACGGCGCCAAGAGCGATCCGCGCGACACCTTCTCGCAAGGCGGCTACGTGGCCGCGCGCATCGTGACGCAGGCGCTCCTGAAGATGGATCCGAAGAAGATCGACCGCGCAGGCGTGACCGATGCCTTGCGCAAGGTCAGCGACTTCAAGAGCGACATCCTGTGCAAGCCCTTCTACGTGGGCAACGGCAACCGCCACAACGCCAATAACAGCGGCCCGGTCGCCAGCCCCGAAGGCAACGGCTGGCGCTTCGCGCCCGGTGGCTGCCTGACGGCGGAAGACCCGGAGCTGGTCGACATCCGCGCGGACGAGCTGAAGATGGGCCTGAAGTAA
- a CDS encoding SDR family NAD(P)-dependent oxidoreductase, whose amino-acid sequence MSSTGSMAGKVAFITGGGTGIGAAVAAQFAAAGGCVVLMGRRLAQLEAVATTLGGLAVAGDAASTADVQHALAAAREKFGRIDVLVANAGGHGVGDALSTDDASWALSTRLNLDTAFVCARELLPELIERRGNIVVLSSLAGHFAGPGVIGYVTMKHALIGLVRSLARDYGKQGVRVNAVCPGWVRTEMADEQMQVLVDKYRLSGADAAYDLVTRDVPMGRPASPEDVANAVLFLASPLAAMVTGSSLMVDGGASAVDLPTIAFAHDA is encoded by the coding sequence ATGAGTTCCACAGGATCGATGGCCGGCAAGGTCGCATTCATCACCGGTGGCGGCACCGGCATCGGCGCGGCGGTGGCCGCGCAGTTCGCCGCAGCGGGCGGCTGCGTGGTGTTGATGGGGCGCCGCCTCGCGCAGCTCGAAGCGGTTGCAACAACGCTCGGCGGGCTGGCCGTTGCAGGCGATGCCGCCAGCACCGCCGACGTGCAGCACGCACTCGCCGCCGCACGCGAAAAGTTCGGCCGCATCGACGTGCTCGTCGCCAACGCGGGCGGCCACGGCGTGGGCGATGCGCTGTCTACCGACGATGCCTCGTGGGCGCTCTCGACGCGCCTGAACCTCGACACCGCATTCGTCTGCGCACGCGAGCTGCTGCCCGAACTCATCGAGCGGCGCGGCAACATCGTCGTGCTCTCTTCGCTCGCCGGCCACTTCGCGGGCCCCGGCGTGATCGGCTACGTGACGATGAAGCACGCGCTCATCGGCCTCGTGCGTTCGCTGGCGCGCGACTACGGCAAGCAGGGCGTGCGCGTGAACGCCGTGTGCCCCGGCTGGGTGCGTACCGAGATGGCGGACGAACAGATGCAGGTGCTGGTCGACAAGTACCGGCTGTCCGGTGCCGACGCCGCCTACGACCTCGTCACGCGCGACGTGCCGATGGGCCGCCCCGCCAGCCCTGAAGACGTGGCGAACGCGGTGCTGTTCCTCGCCTCGCCGCTGGCCGCAATGGTCACCGGCAGTTCGCTGATGGTCGATGGCGGCGCGTCCGCGGTCGACCTGCCCACCATCGCCTTCGCGCATGACGCCTGA
- a CDS encoding PhzF family isomerase: MTKQACEEAITAVTPSTAPAPLGHYAQGILHQGVLHVAGQLPVDPRSPERVGAHSAFAHQMQQLLANCDAVLEAAGSGRARVLSLTLYLTDLNHWEEADRMCAAFFGAHRPARTVLGVANIRKGYAVQASMVAALTAQSVPPAETTMTQRTLFHVDAFTRTPFRGNPAGVVLNADGMSDEAMQDLARELKHSETAFVWRADAADHDLRIRYFTPTTEVPLCGHATIAAHFARATALQLDEVTLRQKTGAGIQTVGISRSATGGHRIVMHQGAPVFEAPLEGALRERIVTALGLAQNDVPGELPVQVVSTGHSKVIVPLMPQVDLDGLRPDMPALSRLSKEIGCNGYFVFQQPAEGEAVTDGRMFAPAIGIMEDPVTGNANGPLGAYLVRHKLMPHDGRALRFQGRQGRALRRDGIVHVEVGVVDGEPTAVSIAGDACILFSAVLHG; this comes from the coding sequence ATGACAAAGCAAGCATGCGAGGAGGCCATCACGGCCGTCACCCCTTCGACGGCACCGGCCCCACTGGGACACTATGCGCAGGGCATCCTGCACCAGGGCGTGCTGCATGTCGCAGGCCAACTGCCGGTCGATCCGCGCTCACCCGAGCGTGTCGGTGCGCACAGTGCTTTCGCCCACCAGATGCAGCAGTTGCTCGCCAACTGCGATGCGGTTCTCGAGGCTGCAGGCAGTGGCCGGGCCCGGGTGCTTTCACTGACGCTGTACCTCACCGACCTGAACCACTGGGAAGAGGCGGACCGCATGTGCGCCGCTTTCTTCGGCGCGCATCGCCCCGCACGCACGGTGCTCGGCGTTGCCAACATCCGCAAGGGCTACGCGGTGCAGGCATCCATGGTGGCCGCACTCACGGCGCAGTCCGTCCCACCCGCTGAAACGACGATGACCCAACGAACACTCTTCCATGTCGATGCATTCACTCGCACGCCGTTTCGCGGCAATCCTGCGGGCGTCGTCCTGAATGCCGATGGCATGTCCGATGAAGCAATGCAGGATCTGGCGCGCGAACTCAAGCATTCCGAAACAGCCTTCGTGTGGCGTGCCGACGCGGCCGACCACGACCTGCGAATCCGCTACTTCACGCCGACCACCGAGGTCCCGCTGTGCGGCCACGCCACCATTGCCGCGCACTTCGCGCGTGCCACGGCCTTGCAGCTCGACGAGGTGACGCTGCGGCAGAAGACCGGGGCCGGCATCCAGACAGTGGGCATCTCCCGAAGCGCCACAGGCGGGCATCGGATCGTCATGCACCAGGGCGCCCCGGTGTTTGAAGCGCCGCTCGAAGGTGCATTGCGCGAGCGCATCGTGACAGCGCTCGGGCTCGCGCAGAACGACGTTCCGGGCGAGCTGCCGGTGCAGGTCGTCTCGACCGGACACAGCAAGGTCATCGTTCCTCTGATGCCGCAGGTCGATCTCGACGGACTGCGCCCGGACATGCCCGCACTCTCCCGGCTGAGCAAGGAGATCGGTTGCAACGGCTACTTCGTATTTCAACAACCGGCCGAGGGAGAGGCGGTCACCGACGGACGGATGTTCGCGCCGGCCATCGGCATCATGGAAGACCCGGTGACGGGCAACGCCAACGGGCCGCTCGGTGCCTATCTGGTGCGCCACAAGCTCATGCCTCACGATGGTCGTGCCTTGCGCTTCCAGGGTCGCCAGGGGCGCGCGTTGCGCCGGGACGGCATCGTGCACGTCGAAGTCGGCGTGGTGGACGGCGAGCCAACGGCGGTCTCCATCGCCGGCGATGCCTGCATCCTGTTTTCTGCCGTGCTCCACGGTTGA
- a CDS encoding MoaF C-terminal domain-containing protein yields MSNEATKPADWKTYDQFALGIATNRLSATDALAGQTLKLALPDFQLTLQPRSQHALDWSEQGARGGQGNGDWYEAIEVAPDTFFLDITQASRPTEALSIVLNTRTRRVLAIRCRIVGADEAAGQPRVPQDFWVGTLEGGLVTGPVPQPTRDLIGLRTWQTYSPNHTYEHTYLSAERYAWQCLVGVQRGHGDVDLASYYKFDEDQYIFTFREFLIPVASVFFFDFASGRSTGKFLGVTGTGEVANNPAGAFMRKASQTFYPPEFGPV; encoded by the coding sequence ATGAGCAACGAAGCCACCAAGCCCGCTGACTGGAAGACCTACGACCAGTTCGCCCTCGGCATCGCTACCAATCGCCTGTCCGCCACCGACGCACTTGCCGGCCAGACACTGAAGCTCGCGTTGCCCGACTTCCAGCTCACGCTGCAGCCGCGCTCTCAACATGCGCTGGACTGGAGCGAGCAGGGCGCACGCGGCGGACAAGGCAACGGCGACTGGTACGAGGCCATCGAGGTCGCGCCCGACACTTTCTTCCTCGACATCACCCAGGCCAGCCGCCCGACCGAGGCATTGAGCATCGTGCTCAACACGCGCACCCGCCGCGTGCTCGCGATCCGTTGCCGCATCGTCGGCGCCGACGAAGCCGCAGGCCAGCCGCGTGTGCCGCAGGACTTCTGGGTCGGCACGCTTGAAGGCGGCCTCGTCACCGGCCCCGTGCCACAGCCCACGCGCGACCTGATCGGCCTGCGCACCTGGCAGACCTACAGCCCCAACCACACCTACGAGCACACCTACCTGAGCGCCGAGCGCTACGCCTGGCAATGCCTGGTGGGCGTGCAGCGCGGGCATGGCGATGTCGACCTCGCGAGCTACTACAAGTTCGATGAGGACCAGTACATCTTCACCTTCCGCGAGTTCCTGATTCCCGTCGCGTCGGTGTTCTTCTTCGACTTCGCGAGCGGCCGCTCGACCGGCAAGTTCCTCGGCGTGACCGGCACCGGCGAAGTCGCCAACAACCCGGCCGGCGCCTTCATGCGCAAGGCCTCGCAGACCTTCTATCCGCCCGAGTTCGGGCCGGTCTGA
- a CDS encoding aldehyde dehydrogenase family protein: MNLRDLSLEHLGLVGLLAQRRRGNHIDGREVAPANGTYLPVVDPATEMTVAEAPDSDAADVNAAVASARRTFESAAWKTLRPADRERMLYTLSTLIESHADELSALETLQSGKLRGIARMVDVGGGAEFVRYMAGWATKLEGQTLDNSIGIPGPQWVTYTRREPVGVVAAIVPWNFPLAIALWKVAPALAAGCTVVLKPSEETPLTALRLAELAIEAGFPPGALNVVCGRGATAGAALAAHPDIRKISFTGSTAVGQRIGHAAVDNMARFTLELGGKSPLIVLDDADPAAAAQGAANGIFFHQGQVCTAGSRVYVQRGIFDEVVRQLAHAAESLHIGSGFDPQAQFGPLVSKRHVARVMAHIDGAVAEGATLVTGGSRAFDGGCFVRPTVFVDTQPSMRIVREEVFGPVATVVPFDDIEDAIRLANDSAYGLAASVWSNNLSAVHRIVPRLQAGVVWVNAHNVLDNALPLGGVKQSGYGRDLGRAAVESFTELKSVCMAV; encoded by the coding sequence ATGAATCTGCGAGACCTGTCGCTCGAGCACCTCGGCCTGGTGGGCCTGCTGGCGCAGCGCCGGCGCGGCAACCACATCGACGGCCGCGAGGTGGCGCCCGCCAACGGCACCTACCTGCCGGTGGTCGATCCGGCCACAGAGATGACGGTGGCCGAAGCCCCCGACAGCGACGCGGCCGACGTGAACGCCGCCGTTGCGAGCGCGCGCCGCACCTTCGAGAGTGCCGCATGGAAGACGCTGCGCCCGGCCGACCGCGAGCGCATGCTCTACACGCTGTCGACGCTCATCGAGTCGCACGCCGATGAACTCAGCGCGCTCGAAACCCTGCAAAGCGGCAAGCTGCGCGGCATCGCGCGCATGGTCGACGTGGGGGGCGGCGCCGAGTTCGTGCGCTACATGGCGGGCTGGGCCACCAAGCTCGAAGGGCAGACGCTCGACAACTCCATCGGTATTCCCGGCCCGCAATGGGTGACTTACACGCGGCGCGAACCCGTCGGCGTGGTCGCGGCCATCGTGCCGTGGAACTTCCCGCTCGCCATCGCGCTGTGGAAGGTGGCGCCCGCGCTTGCGGCCGGTTGCACGGTGGTGCTCAAACCCTCGGAAGAAACGCCGCTCACCGCGCTGCGGCTGGCCGAACTGGCCATCGAGGCGGGCTTTCCGCCCGGCGCGCTCAACGTGGTGTGCGGACGCGGCGCCACCGCCGGTGCCGCGCTCGCCGCGCATCCGGACATCCGCAAGATCAGCTTCACCGGCTCGACCGCCGTGGGCCAGCGCATCGGCCACGCGGCGGTCGACAACATGGCGCGCTTCACGCTGGAGCTGGGCGGCAAGTCACCGCTCATCGTGCTGGACGACGCCGACCCGGCGGCGGCGGCGCAGGGCGCGGCCAACGGCATCTTCTTTCACCAGGGGCAGGTGTGCACGGCGGGCTCGCGCGTGTACGTGCAGCGGGGCATCTTCGACGAGGTGGTGCGCCAACTGGCACACGCGGCCGAGAGCCTGCACATCGGCTCGGGCTTCGATCCGCAGGCGCAGTTCGGGCCACTCGTGTCCAAGCGCCATGTGGCGCGCGTGATGGCCCACATCGACGGCGCGGTGGCCGAGGGCGCCACGCTGGTCACCGGCGGCAGCCGCGCCTTCGACGGCGGCTGCTTCGTGCGGCCGACCGTGTTCGTCGACACGCAGCCTTCGATGCGCATCGTGCGCGAGGAAGTGTTCGGCCCGGTCGCGACGGTCGTGCCCTTCGACGACATCGAGGACGCGATCCGCCTGGCCAACGACAGCGCCTACGGCCTGGCCGCCAGCGTGTGGTCGAACAACCTCTCGGCCGTGCACCGCATCGTGCCGCGCCTGCAGGCGGGCGTGGTCTGGGTCAACGCGCACAACGTGCTCGACAACGCGCTGCCGCTGGGCGGCGTGAAGCAGTCGGGCTACGGGCGCGACCTGGGGCGCGCCGCGGTCGAGAGCTTCACCGAGCTCAAGAGCGTGTGCATGGCGGTGTAG
- a CDS encoding ABC transporter ATP-binding protein: protein MIRVSDLTVAFGGVKAIDGLSAELDAPVCGLIGPNGAGKTTLVNVLSGLVLPRTGTVAVDGTDLLGLKPIERVRFGLRRSFQTEQVVEDLSVWDNVRALLDHVPHARGEAVAQVARALSHTGLLDVATVLGHRLNLFQRRMLEIAKSLVGAPRLLLLDEPGAGLTEQEAGALRRVIGSVHAFCGAQVLLIDHDVDLIAATCTQTLVLDFGRRLALGPTRAVLDDPAVRKAYLGTE, encoded by the coding sequence ATGATCCGCGTGAGCGATCTCACCGTCGCCTTCGGCGGCGTCAAGGCCATCGACGGGCTCAGCGCCGAACTCGATGCGCCGGTGTGCGGCCTCATCGGGCCGAACGGCGCGGGCAAGACCACGCTGGTCAATGTGTTGAGTGGCCTCGTGCTGCCGCGCACCGGCACTGTTGCGGTGGACGGCACCGACCTGCTGGGCCTGAAGCCCATCGAGCGCGTGCGCTTCGGCCTGCGCCGTTCGTTCCAGACCGAGCAGGTGGTGGAAGACCTCAGCGTGTGGGACAACGTGCGCGCGCTGCTCGACCACGTGCCGCATGCGCGCGGCGAAGCGGTAGCGCAGGTGGCGCGTGCGCTGTCGCACACCGGCCTGCTCGACGTGGCGACCGTGCTGGGCCATCGCCTGAACCTGTTCCAGCGCCGCATGCTCGAAATTGCGAAGTCGCTGGTCGGCGCGCCGCGGTTGCTGCTGCTCGACGAACCCGGCGCGGGCCTGACCGAGCAGGAGGCTGGCGCGCTGCGCCGCGTGATCGGTTCGGTGCATGCCTTCTGCGGCGCGCAGGTGCTGCTGATCGACCACGACGTCGACCTCATCGCCGCCACCTGCACGCAGACGCTGGTGCTCGACTTCGGCCGACGCCTCGCGCTCGGCCCGACGCGCGCGGTGCTCGACGACCCGGCTGTGCGCAAGGCCTATCTGGGAACGGAATGA
- a CDS encoding branched-chain amino acid ABC transporter permease: MSASIFTGAPPAPDDIAQLPASLAEATRRARISLAVMVGCVLLIALIVPWLANAYWIKTLTSSLALSIAAAGVALLYGQLGLVSLCQYALLGAGGWIALRAGHGLGWPFELSVLAGGLLSCVVGMLAGLPALRLKGLYLALVTMMMAGGFQVVINVMGFPDGGAGWLGRVFGSERLMMPRPALALSDAAYFRYVAVWLAAVLALIELHRRTRAGRSWALIRRGEAAAVAAGVNILRYQTWAFGLAGFCAGVAGALLAGGVGQLDGRAFTAGDSVMLFALTVVGGVYHWAGALIAGLLLRAVPALLTDFGVNGYLAMIFFGVALLHALITAPSGIAGQLVGAFDAVRKCFVRGGKEAAP, from the coding sequence ATGAGCGCTTCGATCTTCACTGGCGCGCCGCCGGCTCCCGACGACATCGCGCAATTGCCGGCCTCGCTGGCCGAGGCGACGCGACGCGCCCGCATTTCATTGGCTGTGATGGTGGGCTGCGTGCTGCTCATCGCCTTGATCGTGCCGTGGCTGGCCAATGCGTACTGGATCAAGACGCTCACTTCCTCGCTCGCACTGTCGATTGCAGCGGCCGGCGTGGCGCTGCTCTACGGGCAACTGGGTCTGGTGTCGCTGTGCCAGTACGCGCTGCTCGGCGCGGGCGGCTGGATCGCATTGCGCGCGGGCCACGGGCTGGGCTGGCCCTTCGAGCTGTCGGTGCTCGCGGGTGGGTTGCTGTCGTGCGTGGTGGGCATGCTCGCGGGCCTGCCTGCGCTGCGGCTCAAGGGGCTGTACCTCGCGCTGGTCACGATGATGATGGCGGGCGGCTTCCAGGTCGTCATCAACGTCATGGGCTTTCCCGATGGCGGCGCGGGCTGGCTGGGCCGCGTGTTCGGCAGCGAGCGGCTGATGATGCCGCGCCCCGCGCTGGCGCTGTCCGACGCGGCGTACTTCCGCTACGTGGCGGTGTGGCTCGCGGCGGTGCTGGCGCTGATCGAGCTGCACCGGCGCACGCGCGCGGGCCGCTCGTGGGCATTGATCCGGCGCGGCGAGGCGGCCGCGGTGGCCGCCGGCGTGAACATCCTGCGCTACCAGACCTGGGCCTTCGGGCTGGCCGGCTTCTGCGCCGGCGTGGCGGGCGCGCTGCTCGCGGGCGGTGTGGGCCAGCTCGACGGGCGTGCCTTCACTGCCGGCGATTCAGTGATGCTGTTTGCGCTCACCGTGGTGGGCGGCGTGTACCACTGGGCCGGCGCGCTGATCGCGGGGTTGTTGCTGCGCGCGGTGCCAGCGTTGTTGACCGACTTCGGCGTGAACGGCTACCTGGCGATGATCTTCTTCGGCGTGGCGCTGCTGCATGCGCTCATCACCGCGCCGAGCGGCATCGCCGGGCAACTGGTGGGTGCGTTCGATGCGGTGCGCAAGTGTTTCGTGCGTGGCGGCAAGGAGGCCGCCCCATGA
- a CDS encoding branched-chain amino acid ABC transporter permease — protein sequence MEDYLPFVISGLGLGAVYALSGVGLVVLYRSSGVLNFAFGAIGAIGAYVAWSMLEADWPQGLAWCAAIVTSMLLSLAYGRLLAPRLSHRDPTIRSIATLGFALVVVGFTEWYWGEQPRRLVLPTDSGAIDFVLGEVEVRLTHTRAVGLALAVLMMGGVGLLLSKTRVGLKMRALANDRDLSALLGIRVLGVDTVAWVLSGAFAGVCGLLLANIVRLQATLLTFLVIPAFAAAIIGRLHSLPATVAGGIAIGVLEALAITVPGFAAFRTATPFLIALAMIVFFRTGTRQA from the coding sequence ATGGAGGACTACCTGCCTTTCGTCATCTCGGGTCTGGGCCTGGGCGCCGTGTACGCGCTCTCGGGTGTGGGGCTGGTGGTGCTCTATCGTTCGTCGGGCGTGCTGAACTTCGCCTTCGGTGCCATCGGCGCCATCGGTGCGTACGTGGCCTGGTCGATGCTCGAAGCGGACTGGCCGCAGGGGCTGGCGTGGTGCGCGGCCATCGTCACGTCGATGCTGCTGTCGCTGGCCTACGGCCGGTTGCTGGCGCCGAGGCTGTCGCACCGCGACCCGACCATCCGCAGCATCGCCACGCTGGGCTTCGCGCTGGTGGTGGTGGGTTTTACCGAGTGGTACTGGGGCGAGCAGCCGCGCCGGCTGGTGCTGCCCACCGACTCGGGCGCCATCGACTTCGTGCTGGGCGAAGTCGAGGTGCGGCTCACCCACACACGCGCCGTGGGGCTTGCGCTCGCGGTGCTGATGATGGGCGGCGTCGGCCTGCTGCTGTCGAAGACGCGCGTGGGCCTGAAGATGCGCGCGCTGGCGAATGACCGCGACCTGAGCGCGCTGCTGGGCATCCGCGTGCTCGGCGTGGACACCGTGGCGTGGGTGCTCAGCGGTGCCTTCGCCGGCGTGTGCGGGCTGCTGCTCGCCAACATCGTGCGGCTGCAGGCCACGCTGCTGACCTTCCTGGTGATTCCGGCCTTTGCCGCCGCGATCATCGGCCGCCTGCATTCGCTGCCTGCCACGGTGGCGGGCGGCATCGCCATCGGTGTGCTGGAGGCGCTGGCGATCACGGTGCCGGGCTTCGCGGCCTTTCGCACGGCCACGCCGTTCCTGATCGCGTTGGCGATGATCGTTTTCTTTCGCACGGGCACGCGGCAGGCATGA
- a CDS encoding ABC transporter ATP-binding protein: protein MLSVNDLCLQRGGKAVLHGIDLQVPPGEVTALLGANGAGKSSTVMAIGGVLPIIGGRIEVEGHALHGQRPERVRALGVAVVPEGHRVLGDLSVLDNLRAAATALPASRVADAVEQMLAVFPELRVKLALPARSLSGGQKQMVCLAQALIGKPRYLAIDELSLGLAPTVVKRLVDVVQQVAREGVGVLLIEQFTTVALAVSSRAYVLERGRMAFAGSSEELRSRPEILHSSYLAAA from the coding sequence ATGCTGAGCGTGAACGACCTGTGCCTGCAACGCGGCGGCAAGGCGGTGCTGCATGGCATCGACCTGCAGGTGCCGCCCGGCGAAGTGACCGCGCTGCTCGGCGCCAACGGCGCGGGCAAATCGAGCACCGTGATGGCCATCGGTGGCGTGCTGCCGATCATTGGCGGGCGCATCGAGGTCGAAGGCCATGCGTTGCACGGCCAGCGGCCCGAGCGCGTGCGCGCACTCGGCGTGGCGGTGGTGCCGGAAGGGCACCGCGTGCTCGGCGATCTTTCGGTGCTCGACAACCTGCGTGCTGCCGCCACGGCGCTTCCCGCGTCGCGCGTGGCGGATGCCGTCGAGCAGATGCTCGCGGTGTTCCCCGAACTGCGCGTGAAGCTCGCGCTGCCCGCGCGTTCGCTATCAGGTGGGCAAAAGCAGATGGTCTGCCTCGCGCAGGCGCTGATCGGCAAGCCGCGCTACCTGGCGATCGACGAACTCTCGCTGGGGCTCGCACCCACCGTGGTCAAGCGGCTGGTGGACGTGGTGCAGCAGGTCGCGCGCGAAGGCGTGGGCGTGCTGCTGATCGAACAGTTCACCACGGTGGCGCTGGCCGTGTCGAGTCGCGCCTATGTGCTGGAGCGCGGGCGCATGGCCTTCGCGGGTTCGTCGGAAGAACTGCGAAGCCGGCCGGAGATACTGCACAGCAGCTATCTCGCGGCGGCCTGA